A single region of the Solidesulfovibrio fructosivorans JJ] genome encodes:
- a CDS encoding Nramp family divalent metal transporter, which produces MTASDLVSPFKKLSRRNILMFLAILGPGIITANVDNDAGGITTYSLAGAQYGYSLLWMLIPTTISLVVVQEMCARMGAVTGKGLSDLIRESFGLRTTFYIMIALFLTNLGNTISEFAGIAAGMEIFGVSKFVSVPIAAVLVWLLIVKGSYRIVERVFLVACVIYLAYPLAALSADVPWLEVAKASVTPSFRADGGYVAMMIGLVGTTIAPWMQFYQQAAVVEKGITAEKYGYTRLDVIFGCLFAVAVALFIVVACAASIFGQGLPIETAADAAKALEPLVGKYASGLFAVGLINASLFAAGVLPLSTAYYICEAMGWELGIDKDFRKAPEFFWLFTISIVIGALTILLPGMPLLAVMYVSQVINGVVLPFVLILMLLLVNDKRLMGKFVNGPVFNTVAWVTMAGLIGLTALMTLDTIVPGAIASMVKLVTG; this is translated from the coding sequence ATCACGGCCAACGTGGACAACGACGCCGGCGGCATCACCACCTACTCCCTGGCCGGCGCCCAATACGGCTACTCGCTGTTGTGGATGCTCATCCCCACCACCATTTCGCTGGTGGTGGTCCAGGAGATGTGCGCCCGCATGGGCGCGGTCACGGGCAAGGGACTGTCCGACCTCATCCGGGAGTCGTTCGGCCTTCGCACCACGTTTTACATCATGATCGCGCTGTTTCTGACCAACCTCGGCAACACCATCTCGGAGTTCGCCGGCATCGCCGCCGGCATGGAGATTTTCGGCGTCTCCAAGTTCGTCTCCGTGCCCATCGCCGCGGTCCTGGTCTGGCTGCTTATCGTCAAGGGCTCGTACCGCATCGTGGAGCGCGTCTTTCTGGTCGCCTGCGTGATCTACCTGGCCTATCCCCTGGCGGCGCTTTCCGCCGACGTGCCCTGGCTCGAGGTGGCCAAGGCCTCGGTGACGCCGAGCTTCCGGGCCGACGGCGGGTACGTGGCCATGATGATCGGCCTGGTCGGCACGACCATCGCCCCCTGGATGCAGTTCTACCAGCAGGCGGCCGTGGTGGAAAAAGGGATCACCGCCGAGAAATACGGCTACACGCGCCTGGACGTCATTTTCGGCTGCCTGTTCGCCGTGGCCGTGGCGCTTTTCATCGTGGTGGCCTGCGCCGCCTCGATCTTCGGCCAGGGGCTGCCCATCGAGACCGCCGCCGACGCGGCCAAGGCCCTGGAGCCGCTGGTCGGCAAATACGCCTCGGGACTTTTCGCGGTGGGGCTCATCAACGCCTCGCTCTTCGCCGCCGGCGTCCTGCCGCTGTCCACGGCCTACTACATCTGCGAGGCCATGGGCTGGGAGCTCGGCATCGACAAGGATTTTCGCAAGGCTCCGGAATTCTTCTGGCTTTTCACCATCAGCATCGTCATCGGGGCGCTGACCATCCTCCTCCCGGGCATGCCGCTTCTGGCCGTGATGTACGTCTCGCAGGTCATAAACGGCGTGGTGCTGCCCTTCGTGCTCATCCTCATGCTGCTGCTGGTCAACGACAAGCGGCTGATGGGAAAATTCGTCAACGGCCCGGTATTTAACACCGTGGCCTGGGTGACGATGGCCGGGCTCATCGGACTCACGGCGCTGATGACCCTGGACACCATCGTCCCCGGGGCCATCGCTTCCATGGTGAAGCTCGTCACGGGGTAG
- a CDS encoding chemotaxis protein CheC, which translates to MPLSPLQLDILQELINIGVGRAAGMLNQMVNTHIQLQVPVLKVVSTAELAAMHAGRANTLFSVVQLQFSGGFAGISALVFPPESASKLVSVVLGKEGMGCDEAMRCGTLQEVGNIVLNGVMGSIANILKEPLHFAPPDFVEADITDIIGRQSSMILVACTQFSIKDHLIEGEVLIIFSLSSFDALLAAIDSLAGTA; encoded by the coding sequence ATGCCCCTTTCCCCATTGCAACTCGATATCCTGCAGGAACTTATCAATATCGGCGTCGGGCGTGCCGCCGGCATGCTCAACCAGATGGTCAACACCCATATCCAGTTGCAGGTGCCGGTGCTCAAGGTGGTTTCCACCGCCGAACTGGCCGCCATGCACGCCGGCCGGGCGAATACGCTTTTTTCCGTGGTGCAACTTCAGTTCTCCGGTGGTTTCGCGGGGATAAGCGCCTTGGTTTTCCCGCCGGAATCCGCCTCCAAGCTCGTGTCCGTGGTGCTCGGCAAGGAGGGCATGGGCTGTGACGAGGCCATGCGTTGCGGCACGCTTCAGGAAGTGGGCAACATCGTTTTAAACGGCGTCATGGGCTCCATCGCCAACATTCTCAAGGAGCCGCTCCATTTCGCTCCCCCGGATTTCGTCGAGGCCGACATCACCGACATCATTGGCCGGCAGTCGAGCATGATCCTCGTGGCCTGCACCCAGTTCAGCATCAAGGACCACCTCATCGAAGGCGAGGTCCTGATCATCTTCAGCCTGTCCTCGTTCGACGCCCTGCTCGCCGCCATCGATTCCCTGGCCGGCACGGCCTGA
- a CDS encoding response regulator, whose translation MPTLLIADDSMFQRFQAAKVAREAGFDVIEAKDGAECLRLAREHRPQALLLDLNMPDPGGMAVMEILARELPDIAVAVVTADIQETTRSRCLELGAKCFLNKPLDAADLTRALGALLQ comes from the coding sequence ATGCCGACATTGCTTATTGCCGACGACTCCATGTTCCAGCGTTTCCAGGCGGCCAAGGTCGCCCGGGAGGCCGGATTCGACGTCATCGAGGCCAAGGACGGCGCGGAATGTCTGCGCCTGGCCCGCGAGCACCGACCCCAGGCGCTGTTGCTCGACCTCAACATGCCCGACCCAGGCGGCATGGCCGTCATGGAGATCCTGGCGCGCGAGCTGCCGGACATCGCCGTGGCCGTGGTCACGGCGGACATTCAGGAAACCACCCGGAGCCGTTGCCTGGAGCTTGGGGCCAAATGCTTTCTCAACAAGCCGCTGGACGCCGCGGACCTGACGCGCGCCCTCGGCGCGTTGCTTCAGTAG
- a CDS encoding PAS domain S-box protein, with amino-acid sequence MKRSGFATAFGRRLRHLRRLAGLTQAALAGQSGVSLEHLNKIERGAAAPSLAAVESLQQALGVEPASLFLFSGEGRAEAEVGPCAGSSPRVGIFTWRPDSGLVRAAPSLRRLLGQAGHARQEPPAVFFEALFPLDAERVMAAFDALEKPSDRQVLMSRFRRRDGEMRQGTLTLELFAEERGGRRVGVGVVADISESLRLQRLVRGEGELIDRRVRERTARLERMVERLGREKAEVEARERRYRGSFHSAPLGMFHSTHEGGYLDANQALATLYGYDNPDALRRRVKDIARQIYDDAARREILTRLLAEHGHVSGFEATVRRRDGTLVSTRRDVRAVTGSEGEILHYEGFVQDATALDNAGQYLRRYVRIIAASSDMVALVDTDGRYLFVNDAYVRAFGREREDILGRRIGDFLGHAFYEATVAPQLAKCLSGTPVMYETWTELPALGRRYLSVHFAPWLEDDKPCVVTSVRDMTETRLAVEELRESEKTTSILYRVSSAVASEEDMQVLFHTIHGILGEVVDADEFFIALVDQKHDRLEYVYHVSANEPAPPPLEHVKSLVTPLTRDNFSDFKGADALVEVMRTAHPLRVTRRGMRLSGITCSRRTPEVWLGVPIRVRQEVLGVMAVLHYTDATRYGRKDAELLLSVAEQLALGVERRRTLDALCAAKEEADRANEAKSRFLASMSHEIRTPMNAILGLTEVTLRTRLSEEQRDYIDTVRDSARHLLDILNDILDFSKIEACQMTVDVVDYDLHELLRRVIKTLGGAARDKGLWLTLDIDVGVPRNVRGDPGKVRQVLVNLVGNAVKFTEAGGVTVRAALMMPGAGGLPLLGVEVADTGIGIPAEMREAVFESFRQADNSTARRFGGTGLGLAISRELARLMGGDIHVRSTPGGGSLFTFTVAFVPGASLPEADTPPGSDIAAPCRPLRVLVAEDNPVNIKLMSIHLNKLGHTAVVATSGEAALALLAAGGFDLVLMDVEMPSMDGLTAARVIRAGGTDDAPIACKDIPIIAVTAHVTSEAREACAAAGMDDYVGKPVNLEELGHIIDRLAARGEAAGQGMPCGREPDQPKGVLDVDWALRRMGIEREMFAPILAASLDEFEKRLKAAGRALAGGDRENLRLHAHTLKSIAATMGAGECLRLAVSLEQAAGEETPRALADLLARLGRALADVAGAGGS; translated from the coding sequence ATGAAACGATCCGGATTCGCCACCGCTTTTGGCCGCAGACTGCGCCATTTGCGCCGGTTGGCCGGCCTGACCCAGGCCGCGCTGGCCGGACAGTCCGGTGTTTCCCTGGAACATCTCAACAAAATCGAACGCGGCGCGGCCGCGCCGTCGCTTGCCGCCGTCGAGTCCCTGCAACAGGCCTTGGGCGTGGAGCCGGCTTCGTTGTTTCTTTTTTCCGGCGAGGGGCGGGCCGAGGCGGAAGTCGGCCCGTGTGCCGGTTCCTCGCCCCGGGTCGGTATTTTCACCTGGCGTCCGGACTCCGGGTTGGTCCGGGCCGCGCCGTCCCTGCGTCGTCTGCTTGGCCAGGCCGGGCACGCGCGCCAGGAGCCGCCGGCCGTTTTTTTCGAAGCGTTGTTTCCGCTGGATGCCGAGCGGGTGATGGCCGCGTTTGACGCCCTGGAAAAGCCGAGTGACCGTCAGGTGTTGATGTCGCGCTTTCGCCGGCGCGACGGCGAGATGCGCCAGGGCACGCTGACCCTTGAGCTTTTCGCCGAGGAGCGGGGCGGCAGGCGGGTCGGCGTCGGCGTGGTGGCCGACATTTCCGAATCCCTGCGCCTGCAGCGGCTGGTGCGCGGCGAGGGAGAGCTGATCGATCGCCGGGTGCGGGAGCGCACCGCCCGTCTGGAGCGCATGGTGGAGCGCCTGGGCCGGGAGAAGGCCGAGGTGGAGGCGCGGGAGCGCCGCTACCGGGGGAGTTTTCACAGCGCGCCCTTGGGCATGTTCCACTCCACGCACGAAGGCGGCTATCTGGACGCCAACCAGGCGTTGGCCACGCTTTACGGCTACGACAATCCCGACGCCCTGCGCCGCCGGGTCAAGGATATCGCCCGGCAGATCTACGACGATGCGGCGAGAAGGGAGATTCTGACCCGGCTGTTGGCCGAACATGGCCATGTCAGCGGGTTCGAGGCGACCGTGCGCCGTCGCGACGGGACGTTGGTGTCCACCCGGCGCGACGTGCGGGCCGTGACCGGCTCCGAAGGGGAAATCCTTCATTACGAAGGCTTCGTCCAGGACGCCACGGCCCTGGACAATGCCGGGCAGTACCTGCGCCGTTACGTCCGCATCATCGCCGCCTCGTCGGACATGGTGGCGCTTGTCGATACGGACGGGCGGTATCTCTTCGTCAACGACGCTTATGTCAGGGCTTTCGGCCGGGAGCGCGAGGACATCCTGGGACGCCGGATCGGGGATTTTCTGGGGCATGCCTTCTACGAGGCGACCGTGGCCCCGCAGCTGGCCAAGTGCCTGTCAGGCACGCCGGTCATGTACGAGACATGGACCGAACTGCCGGCCCTGGGCCGCCGCTACCTCAGCGTGCATTTCGCCCCCTGGCTGGAGGATGACAAGCCTTGCGTGGTGACCAGCGTCAGGGATATGACCGAAACCCGGCTGGCCGTGGAGGAGCTGCGCGAAAGCGAGAAAACCACTTCCATCCTTTATCGCGTTTCCAGCGCCGTGGCCTCGGAAGAGGACATGCAGGTCCTTTTCCACACGATTCATGGCATTCTCGGCGAGGTCGTCGACGCCGACGAATTTTTCATCGCCCTCGTCGACCAGAAGCACGACCGCCTGGAATATGTGTACCATGTCAGCGCCAACGAGCCCGCGCCTCCGCCCCTGGAGCACGTAAAAAGCCTCGTCACCCCGCTGACCCGCGACAATTTCAGCGACTTCAAGGGGGCCGACGCGCTTGTCGAGGTGATGCGCACGGCCCATCCTCTGCGCGTCACCCGCCGGGGCATGCGGCTCTCCGGCATCACCTGTTCCCGGCGTACGCCCGAGGTCTGGCTCGGGGTGCCCATCCGGGTGCGCCAGGAGGTGCTCGGGGTCATGGCCGTCCTGCATTACACCGATGCGACGCGCTATGGCCGCAAGGATGCCGAGCTGCTGTTGTCCGTGGCCGAACAACTGGCCCTTGGCGTGGAGCGCCGCCGCACCCTGGACGCCTTGTGCGCCGCCAAGGAGGAGGCCGACCGGGCCAACGAGGCCAAAAGCCGGTTTCTGGCCAGCATGAGCCATGAGATCCGCACGCCCATGAACGCGATCCTGGGGCTGACGGAAGTGACGCTGCGCACGCGGCTGTCGGAGGAGCAGCGCGACTATATCGACACGGTGCGCGACTCGGCCCGCCATCTGCTCGACATCCTCAACGACATCCTGGATTTCTCCAAAATAGAGGCCTGCCAGATGACCGTAGACGTGGTGGACTACGACCTGCACGAGCTGCTGCGCCGCGTCATCAAGACCCTCGGCGGCGCGGCCCGGGACAAGGGCCTGTGGCTGACCCTGGACATCGACGTCGGCGTGCCGCGAAACGTGCGCGGCGATCCGGGCAAGGTCCGGCAGGTGCTCGTCAACCTCGTCGGCAATGCCGTCAAGTTCACCGAGGCGGGGGGCGTGACGGTGCGGGCCGCCCTGATGATGCCCGGGGCCGGCGGCCTGCCGCTTTTGGGCGTGGAGGTGGCCGATACGGGCATCGGCATCCCGGCCGAGATGCGCGAAGCCGTTTTCGAGAGTTTTCGCCAAGCCGACAATTCCACGGCCCGCCGGTTCGGCGGCACGGGCCTGGGCTTGGCCATCAGCCGGGAGCTGGCCCGCCTCATGGGCGGCGACATCCACGTGCGTTCGACGCCGGGAGGCGGCAGCCTGTTCACCTTCACCGTCGCCTTCGTGCCCGGCGCGTCCCTGCCGGAGGCCGATACGCCGCCCGGGAGCGACATCGCCGCCCCTTGCCGGCCGTTGCGGGTGCTTGTGGCCGAGGACAATCCGGTCAACATCAAGCTCATGTCCATCCACCTCAATAAGCTCGGACACACGGCCGTGGTGGCCACCTCCGGCGAGGCGGCGCTGGCGCTCCTGGCCGCCGGGGGTTTCGATCTGGTGCTCATGGATGTCGAGATGCCGTCCATGGACGGCCTGACCGCCGCCAGGGTCATCCGGGCCGGTGGAACCGACGACGCGCCCATCGCCTGCAAGGACATCCCCATCATCGCCGTGACGGCCCATGTCACGTCCGAGGCGCGCGAGGCCTGCGCGGCGGCCGGCATGGACGACTATGTGGGCAAGCCCGTCAATCTGGAGGAGCTTGGCCATATCATCGACCGGCTGGCGGCCCGGGGCGAGGCGGCCGGGCAGGGCATGCCCTGCGGGCGCGAGCCCGACCAGCCCAAAGGCGTGTTGGACGTGGATTGGGCCTTGCGCCGCATGGGCATTGAGCGGGAAATGTTCGCCCCGATCCTGGCCGCTTCACTGGATGAATTCGAAAAACGCCTGAAGGCGGCCGGTCGCGCCCTGGCCGGCGGCGACAGGGAGAACTTGCGGCTGCACGCCCATACCCTCAAGTCCATCGCCGCCACCATGGGCGCGGGGGAATGTCTGCGCCTGGCCGTATCCTTGGAACAGGCCGCCGGGGAAGAGACGCCGCGGGCGCTTGCCGATCTGTTGGCGCGACTCGGCCGGGCGCTCGCGGACGTGGCCGGAGCCGGCGGATCTTGA
- a CDS encoding substrate-binding domain-containing protein → MRTLRYLAFAFLLLIAARIAQAEPPVAASYGPGPKVFTLATGSPGELGLLKILGNAYCAKAGCRLDWIKAGSGQSLDLLKAGKVDMIMVHAPAAEKKAVAEGWAGCPTLLGSNEFFIVGPASDPAGIAKAKTAADAYRDIAKAKAKFFSRGDNSGTHKKELGIWKDAGIEPAGDWYIVTKDFMTATLKRANDEGGYFMTDSSTWVAEQKNMPKLKVLFSGDKKLVNTYHALCGQKDGKPTSDLAAGFIAFVASPEGQHIIGNYGKKQYGAGLYNDAAYAKKYVD, encoded by the coding sequence ATGCGTACACTGCGTTACCTGGCCTTTGCGTTCTTGCTTTTGATCGCTGCCCGGATCGCCCAGGCCGAGCCGCCCGTCGCGGCCTCCTACGGCCCGGGTCCCAAAGTCTTCACCCTCGCCACCGGCAGCCCCGGCGAACTGGGGCTGCTCAAAATCCTCGGCAACGCCTACTGCGCCAAGGCGGGCTGCCGCCTCGACTGGATCAAGGCCGGCTCCGGCCAATCCCTCGACCTGCTCAAAGCGGGCAAGGTGGACATGATCATGGTCCACGCCCCGGCCGCCGAGAAAAAAGCCGTGGCCGAAGGCTGGGCCGGCTGCCCGACCCTGCTCGGGTCCAACGAATTTTTCATCGTCGGCCCCGCAAGCGACCCGGCCGGCATTGCCAAAGCCAAAACCGCCGCCGACGCCTACCGGGACATCGCCAAAGCCAAAGCCAAATTCTTCTCGCGCGGCGACAACTCCGGCACCCACAAAAAAGAACTCGGCATATGGAAGGACGCCGGCATAGAGCCGGCCGGAGACTGGTACATCGTCACCAAGGACTTCATGACCGCCACCCTCAAACGCGCCAACGACGAGGGCGGCTACTTCATGACCGACAGCAGCACCTGGGTGGCCGAACAAAAAAACATGCCCAAACTCAAGGTGCTCTTCTCCGGCGATAAAAAACTCGTCAACACCTACCACGCCCTGTGCGGCCAAAAAGACGGCAAGCCGACTTCCGACCTGGCCGCCGGATTCATCGCCTTCGTCGCCTCCCCCGAAGGCCAGCACATCATCGGCAACTACGGCAAGAAACAATACGGCGCCGGACTCTACAACGACGCCGCCTACGCCAAGAAATACGTCGACTAG